A genomic region of Chionomys nivalis chromosome 12, mChiNiv1.1, whole genome shotgun sequence contains the following coding sequences:
- the LOC130884654 gene encoding DNA-directed RNA polymerase I subunit RPA12: MELASPHSNFQSDLDFCPDCGSVLPLPGAQDTVICPRCGFSIDVRDFEGKVVKTSVVFHKLGTVIPTSVDEGPESQGPVVDRRCPRCGHEGMAYHTRQMRSADEGQTVFYTCVNCRFQEKEDS, encoded by the coding sequence ATGGAACTGGCCAGCCCCCACTCCAATTTTCAATCAGACTTGGATTTCTGCCCGGATTGCGGCTCGGTCCTGCCGCTGCCCGGAGCTCAGGATACTGTCATCTGCCCTCGCTGTGGCTTCTCCATAGACGTGCGAGATTTCGAAGGGAAGGTTGTGAAGACCTCGGTTGTGTTCCACAAACTGGGGACGGTCATACCTACATCTGTGGACGAAGGACCTGAATCCCAGGGACCAGTGGTTGACAGGCGCTGCCCTCGATGTGGTCATGAGGGAATGGCGTACCACACCAGACAGATGCGCTCAGCTGATGAAGGACAGACTGTCTTCTATACCTGTGTCAACTGCAGGTTTCAGGAAAAGGAAGATTCTTGA